In a genomic window of Lathamus discolor isolate bLatDis1 chromosome 4, bLatDis1.hap1, whole genome shotgun sequence:
- the SMPD1 gene encoding sphingomyelin phosphodiesterase, with translation MTPCGTDTAPRKPRPYHRRPSPRTGGVVPGPWRPRPRCWPLVAALALALSWLSPVSAGPQDPLLAVAPRWGWRNVSCPVCRALFGALDVALQLEPTVSRVGRLASRLCQDLRLARAEVCREAVQLFQRDVVSAWARSVLRPAEACGLLLGPRCGHWDILGDWNVSLPDTPKPPVRPPEPPAPGAPSARILFLTDLHWDRLYAPGSAAACPDPLCCRGAARPGAPGAGFWGEYGKCDLPLRTIELLLEQLPAAAPLAAVYWTGDIPAHDVWQQSRRDQLRALSTVTAALRRRLGSVPVFPAVGNHEATPVNAFPPPYVRGNQSAAWLYDAMAREWQQWLSPDALRTLRAGGFYTAQVWPGLRLVSLNMNFCSQANFWLLINATDPAGQLQWLVGVLAAAERAGDKVHIIGHIPPGHCLRSWSWNYYRIVSRFEGTIAGQFFGHTHVDEFEMFYDEETLTRPVSIAFIAPSVTTYINLNPGYRVYVVDGSYPGSSHAVLDHETFILNLTEANTPGAVPRWQRLYRARETYGLPSAFPADWDRLLRRFQDDERLFQRFWFLLHKGHPPRAPCGAGCKAALLCALRSGRSDDPGLCRPLRPTLPFARIQQLWRQRRLC, from the exons ATGACTCCGTGTGGGACAGACACTGCACCG CGGAAGCCCCGCCCCTATCACCGGAGGCCCTCCCCGCGCACCGGCGGCGTCGTCCCTGGGCCATGGCGGCCCCGGCCGCGGTGCTGGCCGCTGGTCGCGGCGCTGGCGCTGGCGCTGTCGTGGCTGTCGCCAGTGTCGGCGGGGCCTCAGGACCCGCTGCTGGCGGTGGCGCCGCGCTGGGGCTGGCGGAACGTCTCGTGCCCCGTCTGCCGGGCGCTGTTCGGGGCGCTGGACGTGGCGCTGCAG CTGGAGCCCACGGTGTCGCGCGTGGGGCGCTTGGCGTCGCGGCTGTGCCAGGACCTGCGCCTGGCGCGCGCCGAGGTTTGCCGCGAGGCCGTGCAGCTCTTCCAGCGGGACGTGGTGTCTGCCTGGGCGCGCTCGGTGCTGCGGCCGGCCGAGGCCTgcgggctgctgctggggcccCGCTGCGGCCACTGGGACATCCTGGGCGACTGGAACGTGTCCCTGCCGGACACCCCGAAGCCGCCGGTGCGGCCGCCGGAGCCGCCGGCGCCGGGCGCTCCCAGCGCTCGCATCCTGTTCCTCACGGACCTGCACTGGGACCGGCTCTACGCGCCCGGCAGCGCCGCCGCCTGCCCCGACCCGCTCTGCTGCCGCGGGGCCGCGCGTCCCGGGGCCCCCGGCGCCGGCTTCTGGGGGGAGTACGGGAAGTGCGACCTTCCGCTGCGCACCAtcgagctgctgctggagcagctccccgccgccgcgccgctgGCCGCCGTGTACTGGACCGGGGACATCCCGGCGCACGACGTGTGGCAGCAGAGCCGGCGGGACCAGCTGCGCGCACTCAGCACCGTCACCGCGGCGCTGCGGCGGCGCCTCGGCTCCGTGCCCGTGTTCCCGGCCGTGGGCAACCACGAGGCGACGCCGGTGAACGCCTTCCCCCCCCCGTACGTCCGGGGCAACCAGTCGGCAGCGTGGCTCTACGATGCCATGGCCCGGGAATGGCAGCAGTGGCTGAGCCCTGACGCGCTCCGAACCCTGCG GGCCGGGGGGTTCTACACGGCCCAGGTCTGGCCGGGGCTGCGCCTGGTGTCCCTCAACATGAACTTCTGCTCCCAGGCCAACTTCTGGCTTCTCATCAACGCCACCGACCCCGCGGGGCAGCTCCAGTGGCTCGTGGGGGTCCTGGCAGCCGCTGAGCGTGCAGGGGAcaag GTGCACATCATCGGGCACATCCCCCCGGGCCATTGCCTTCGGAGCTGGAGCTGGAACTACTACCGCATCGTCAGCAG GTTTGAGGGCACCATCGCAGGGCAGTTCTTCGGCCACACACACGTGGATGAGTTCGAGATGTTCTACGACGAGGAGACGCTGACCCGGCCCGTGTCCATCGCCTTCATAGCCCCGAGTGTCACCACCTACATCAACCTCAACCCCG GCTACCGCGTGTACGTGGTGGATGGCTCCTACCCCGGCAGCTCCCACGCGGTACTGGACCATGAGACCTTCATCCTGAACCTGACAGAGGCCAATACGCCGGGCGCCGTGCCACGCTGGCAGCGCCTGTACCGCGCGCGCGAGACCTACGGGCTGCCCAGTGCCTTCCCGGCCGACTGGGACAGGCTGCTCCGGCGCTTCCAGGATGACGAGCGGCTCTTCCAGCGCTTCTGGTTCCTGCTGCACAAGGGCCACCCCCCGCGGGCGCCGTGTGGGGCCGGCTGCAAGGCCGCGCTGCTCTGCGCCCTGCGCTCCGGCCGCTCTGACGATCCCGGCCTGTGCCGGCCCCTGCGCCCCACGCTGCCCTTCGCACGCATCCAGCAGCTctggcggcagcggcggctctGCTGA